The Hevea brasiliensis isolate MT/VB/25A 57/8 chromosome 1, ASM3005281v1, whole genome shotgun sequence genome has a window encoding:
- the LOC110661436 gene encoding F-box/kelch-repeat protein At3g23880-like, producing MDLPKDLVLNILFRLPVICLFRFRCVCKSWCAIFSDPNFIYKNLLSDSDSEDLNVNSPVLFKRQDYDSRYFVFSCLSCDTFDMSAPQEIPYPKDIIEKCSFIDIVGSCCNGLICLRDVYYSEHLRNVWVDSYNYDSNIVLWNPTTTETKILPQSNVPLPPDSFISLEIVDFGFDARTSDCKVLRIFEYVSLDSQWGYLVEIYSLRDDTWRKVDVNLNSWQLPSYKYDDIYYYGRGHTGANGTFHWWAREDNWKYVIVSFELSKDAIKTTALPDTINPRNSWQTTFCLNGYIALPFCDNNHVELWVLLEYGVKESWTKLFTIACPENVSQPLGFSSNGKLFLATWEGQLLVWNPTTEAIVHIRVNGVPETLQTVTYMESYIPLKIGNKFKDEQNSREANQS from the coding sequence ATGGATCTGCCAAAAGATTTGGTCCTCAACATCTTATTCAGATTACCCGTCATTTGTCTCTTCAGATTCAGGTGCGTTTGTAAATCTTGGTGTGCTATCTTTTCTGAtccaaattttatatataaaaacctACTCTCTGATTCTGATTCTGAAGATTTGAATGTCAATTCCCCTGTCCTTTTCAAACGTCAGGATTATGACTCCAGGTATTTTGTTTTTTCCTGCCTCTCCTGTGATACATTTGACATGTCTGCTCCTCAGGAGATACCATATCCAAAAGATATAATTGAAAAATGTTCATTTATTGACATTGTGGGTTCTTGCTGCAATGGCTTAATTTGTCTTCGTGATGTATATTACTCTGAGCATTTACGAAATGTATGGGTTGATAGTTATAACTATGACAGTAATATTGTTCTTTGGAACCCTACAACCACCGAAACTAAGATCCTACCTCAATCCAATGTTCCGCTTCCTCCTGACAGTTTTATTTCATTGGAAATAGTTGATTTTGGATTTGACGCAAGAACTAGTGATTGCAAAGTACTCAGGATTTTTGAATATGTATCTCTTGATTCCCAGTGGGGTTACCTGGTTGAGATATATAGCCTGAGGGATGATACATGGAGAAAAGTTGATGTCAATTTGAATTCTTGGCAATTGCCTTCCTATAAATATGATGATATTTATTATTATGGTAGAGGTCATACGGGTGCAAATGGTACATTTCATTGGTGGGCAAGAGAAGATAATTGGAAATATGTAATTGTGTCTTTTGAATTGAGCAAGGATGCTATCAAGACAACAGCTCTACCAGATACTATCAATCCTCGCAATTCTTGGCAGACAACTTTTTGCTTGAATGGCTATATTGCTCTGCCCTTCTGTGATAATAATCATGTTGAGTTGTGGGTATTGCTTGAATATGGTGTTAAAGAGTCTTGGACTAAATTATTCACCATAGCATGCCCTGAAAATGTGAGCCAGCCATTGGGATTTTCAAGTAATGGTAAGCTATTTCTTGCAACCTGGGAAGGACAGCTGCTTGTATGGAATCCTACTACAGAAGCAATTGTCCATATTCGAGTAAATGGAGTACCGGAAACCTTGCAAACCGTCACTTACATGGAGTCCTATATTCCATTGAAGATTGGAAACAAATTCAAAGATGAGCAAAATTCCAGAGAAGCAAATCAAAGTTGA